One window of the Cryptomeria japonica chromosome 7, Sugi_1.0, whole genome shotgun sequence genome contains the following:
- the LOC131068956 gene encoding probable protein phosphatase 2C 8: MNKQALRRRRHRRLSIVEQEDFLKSLRSRASGKNKSRRPANFVSNDGNAVLTGREFCPPHGCVSVCGRRREMEDATAIVPSFSEGRHFFAVYDGHGGSRVAFLCRERLHKVLAEELQGSDAPGFDHATWRSIFSSGFLRMDDEACFQTSGDGDERSSVVAPPCTDGSTAVVAVVGTDEIAIANCGDSRAVLARGGHAIPLTLDHKPDRADEAARIEGGGGRVIFWNGYRVLGVLATSRSIGDGYLKPYVIAEPEVTFSSRCIEDECLILGSDGLWDVVSNETACEVARRCLAGRTNNCDGLLPGAPEGTPAGVAATMLAKLAIARGSSDNISVVVVDLRQEKYGD, from the exons ATGAACAAGCAAGCGCTAAGACGCCGCCGCCATCGGCGGCTGAGTATAGTCGAGCAGGAAGATTTCCTTAAATCCCTACGAAGCAGGGCCTCTGGTAAGAATAAGAGCAGGCGCCCTGCAAATTTTGTGTCAAATGACGGAAATGCTGTGCTAACAGGGCGTGAATTTTGCCCGCCACACGGGTGTGTCTCCGTCTGCGGCAGGCGACGGGAAATGGAAGATGCAACGGCGATTGTGCCGTCATTTTCGGAGGGGCGTCATTTCTTTGCCGTTTATGACGGCCATGGCGGCTCAAGAGTGGCGTTTCTGTGCAGGGAACGCCTGCACAAGGTCCTTGCGGAGGAGCTTCAGGGCTCCGACGCCCCGGGTTTCGACCACGCGACCTGGCGGAGCATCTTTTCGTCTGGATTCCTTCGCATGGATGACGAGGCATGCTTTCAGACTAGCGGGGATGGTGATGAACGCTCGTCTGTTGTTGCGCCGCCATGCACGGATGGCTCTACGGCCGTCGTTGCGGTTGTCGGCACCGATGAAATAGCCATCGCTAACTGCGGCGACTCGCGTGCCGTACTTGCCCGCGGCGGCCATGCAATTCCTCTGACGCTCGATCATaag CCGGACCGAGCAGATGAAGCGGCGCGTATCGAGGGCGGTGGCGGCCGCGTAATATTCTGGAACGGATACCGTGTGCTGGGCGTGCTCGCCACCTCTCGCTCCATAG GGGACGGATACTTGAAGCCATATGTAATTGCAGAGCCGGAGGTGACCTTCAGCAGCCGGTGCATTGAGGACGAGTGTCTGATTCTGGGCAGCGATGGACTGTGGGACGTAGTCTCCAATGAAACAGCATGCGAGGTAGCGAGACGGTGCCTAGCCGGTCGTACCAACAATTGTGACGGGCTATTGCCGGGAGCGCCGGAGGGAACACCCGCCGGCGTGGCGGCGACCATGCTTGCGAAACTGGCAATTGCGCGCGGGAGTTCAGATAATATCAGTGTGGTCGTTGTAGACCTGCGACAAGAAAAATACGGTGATTAA